The proteins below are encoded in one region of Helianthus annuus cultivar XRQ/B chromosome 2, HanXRQr2.0-SUNRISE, whole genome shotgun sequence:
- the LOC118489741 gene encoding ATP synthase subunit alpha, chloroplastic-like produces the protein MVTIQACEISNIIRERIEQYNREVKIVNTGTVLQVGDGIARIHGLDEVMAGELVEFQEGTIGIALNLESTNVGVVLMGDGLLIQEGSSVKATGKIAQILVSEAYLGRVINALAKPIDGRGEISSSEYRLIESPAPGIISRRSVYEPLQTGLIAIDSMIPIGRGQRELIIGDRQTGKTAVATDTILNQQGQNVICVYVAIGQKASSVAQVVTTFQEKGAMVYTIVVAETADSPATLQYLAPYTGAALAKYFMYHERHTLIIYDDLSKQAQAYRQMSLLLRRPPGREAYPGDVFYLYSRLLERAAKLSSLLGEGSMTALPIVETQSGDVSAYIPTNVISITDGQIFLSADLFNAGIRPAINVGISVSRVGSAAQIKAMKQVAGKLKLELAQFAEMIPTSLWVIDFQEIKNVEQR, from the exons ATGGTAACCATTCAAGCCTGCGAAATTAGTAATATTATCCGTGAACGTATTGAGCAATATAATAGAGAAGTAAAGAttgtaaataccggtaccgtacttCAAGTAGGTGATGGCATTGCTCGTATTCATGGTCTAGATGAAGTAATGGCGGGTGAATTAGTAGAATTTCAAGAGGGTACAATAGGCATTGCTCTTAATTTGGAATCAACTAATGTTGGTGTTGTATTAATGGGTGATGGTTTGCTGATACAAGAAGGGAGTTCTGTAAAAGCAACAGGAAAAATTGCTCAGATACTAGTGAGTGAGGCCTATTTGGGTCGTGTTATAAACGCCCTGGCTAAACCTATTGATGGTAGAGGTGAAATTTCATCTTCTGAATATAGATTAATTGAATCGCCCGCTCCGGGGATTATTTCTCGACGTTCTGTATATGAGCCTCTTCAAACAGGGCTTATTGCTATTGATTCAATGATTCCCATAGGACGTGGTCAGCGAGAATTAATTATTGGGGACAGACAGACCGGTAAAACAGCAGTAGCAACAGATACAATTCTAAATCAACAAGGCCAAAATGTAATATGCGTTTATGTAGCTATTGGTCAAAAAGCATCTTCTGTGGCTCAGGTAGTGACTACTTTCCAGGAAAAGGGCGCGATGGTATATACTATTGTGGTAGCCGAAACGGCGGATTCCCCTGCTACATTACAATACCTCGCTCCTTATACAGGAGCAGCTCTGGCTAAATATTTTATGTACCATGAACGACACACTTTAATCATTTATGATGATCTCTCTAAACAAGCGCAAGCTTATCGCCAAATGTCTCTTCTATTACGAAGACCACCTGGGCGCGAGGCTTATCCAGGGGatgttttttatttatattcACGCCTTTTGGAAAGAGCTGCTAAATTAAGTTCTCTTTTAGGTGAAGGAAGTATGACCGCTTTACCAATAGTTGAAACCCAATCGGGAGACGTTTCGGCTTATATTCCTACGAATGTAATTTCAATTACTGATGGACAAATATTCTTATCTGCCGATCTCTTCAATGCTGGAATCCGACCCGCTATTAATGTGGGTATCTCTGTTTCCAGAGTGGGGTCTGCAGCTCAAATTAAAGCTATGAAACAAGTAGCCGGTAAATTAAAACTGGAGCTGGCACAATTcgcagaaatgatcccaacgtcgttatgg gTTATTGATTTTCAGGAGATCAAAAATGTCGAACAACGGTGA